A genome region from Mustelus asterias unplaced genomic scaffold, sMusAst1.hap1.1 HAP1_SCAFFOLD_1067, whole genome shotgun sequence includes the following:
- the LOC144487831 gene encoding notch-regulated ankyrin repeat-containing protein A-like, translating into MSQAEVSPAGGPQRMFQEAVRRGNTRELQSLLQNMPDGPFNVNSFGPEGQTALHQSVTAGNLELVKLLVKFGADIRLANRDGWSALHIAAFGGHQDIVLYLITKSKYGANGAR; encoded by the coding sequence ATGAGCCAGGCCGAGGTGTCTCCGGCCGGCGGGCCGCAGCGTATGTTCCAGGAGGCGGTGAGACGCGGCAACACCCGGGAGTTGCAGTCGCTGCTGCAAAACATGCCAGACGGGCCCTTCAATGTGAACTCGTTCGGGCCGGAGGGCCAGACCGCGCTGCACCAGTCCGTCACCGCCGGCAACCTGGAGCTGGTCAAGCTGCTGGTCAAATTCGGCGCCGACATCCGACTGGCCAACCGCGACGGCTGGAGCGCCTTGCACATCGCCGCTTTCGGTGGGCACCAGGACATCGTTCTCTACCTCATCACCAAGTCCAAGTACGGAGCCAACGGCGCCCGGTGA